The DNA segment GGAAGCCGGTTGACCACACGAGGAGCCTCGGACTAAAGACTCCCGCCCCCGCGATCGTGGGTGGAGATCGCTCGAATGGTCGTAACCGGCTTCCCCGGGGGGCGCCGGTTTCTTTGTTTGAAGCGGCGGTGTGATGCGCGTCTGTATTTTCTTCGACGGCAAGAATTTCCACTCCGGATGGCGTGACGAGGCCGGAGGTCGGAGGCTCGCGTTCCCCAAGCTGTCTCGGTGGCTCGTGGACCGCGTCGGCGGATCGCTGCTCTGGGGCGCTTATTACTATACCGGCATCGAGACCGGCGCGGCCGCGGTGACCGAGGGGCAGAAGAAGCTCGCGGGCTTCCTCGACATGCTCGAAGTGCAGCCCGGCTTTTTCGTGAAGCGTTTCCCGCGCAAAACATCGATGTTCCAGTGCGCGGCCTGCGGGGCCGAGAACCGGTATACCCAGGAAAAAGAGGTCGATACCTCGATGGTCGCGGACATGCTCCGCCTCGCGGCCGTCAACGCGTTCGACGTGCTCGTTCTCGTCTCGGGCGACTCCGATCACGCGCCGGCCATCGAGGGCGTGCGGCAGCTCGGCCGCCAGGCCTACGTGTCGACCTGGGGGCGCGCAGGGCTCTCGGCGCGGCTGCGAAAAGCGGCGTTCGATCACATCGATCTGCTCGAAGGCATCTCGTTTTTCGAGGACACCGAGGGCTCCGGCCCGCCCGCGCCGCCGGGCCCCGAGCCGCGCTGGGCGAGCGAGGACCTGCCTCCCCCCTCGCCGCCGCCGCCGCCGATGCTGCCCCAAAACGCGGCGACGCCCAGAGAACCGACGCACGACGAGTGCGAGGAGCCGCGCGACGAGGACCCGGACGCGCTCGAATCCCCGCCGCCCTCGTACCAGCCGTCGGACGACGAGTCCGTGTTCATCGAGGAGCTACGCGCCGCCGAGCGCAGGCTCCGAAACGGGTACGTCGGGGCGAACTACTTCGTCACGCGATGGCAATCGAATCGGCTCGATCCCTCGCCCGACGCGCGGCGCCGCATGCTCGAGCACCTCGTGACCTCGCGGCTCATCGAGGTCTACCACGCGCCCGACGGAAACGCGGCGATCCGGGCGCGCGAGTAGGCATTTTCACGTCGAACGTTTCGAGCTCAAAGGGAAAGGTCGCCGAGGAGCGGGAGGGCGCCCACGCGCACGTCGCGCGACGCGCGCTGGAGCCTCTCGGCGAGCGCGCCGAGGCCGACGGCCGGGAGCGCGCGCGCGGGCGCGTCGAGCGGGCGGAAGAAATCGTCCCAGTGCGAGAGCAGCACGGAGGCGGGCGAGACGGCGCGCATCACGCGCTCGGGCAGGTCGACCCCGCTGCGCCAGCCCGCGACGCAGAGCAGGAGCAGGTCGACGTGTTTCGGCGCGGGCTCCGCGGGCAGGAGCTCGGCGCTGCCGAGGTGCACGATCGTGCGGCCCGCGGCCTCGATCTCGACGCGGAAGACGGCGCCGCAGCGGTAACCCTCGGCGCGGACGGGGACGGCGTCGCAGTCGTCGATCTCGCCGGGGAAGGGCACGCGGCCGAGGGCGAAGCGCGAGTGCGCGCTCGGGACGAAGCGCAGGCGGAAGGGGCCGATCTCGCGGACGATCGGCGCCTGTCCCGGGGCTCGCTCGACCACCTCGACGCGCGCTTCGGGCACGCCCGCGGCGCGGCAGAGCGCGGCGGCCGAGCGGGAGCCGAAGACCCGCGCGCCCGTGCGTTTGGCGATGAGGGGCACGTCGAGGGCGTGGTCGAAGTGCGTGTGGCCGACGATCACCGCGTCCGCGCGGCCGATGTAGCGCCCGACGGCGCCGAGGTCGGGGGCGAGCGGGGAGGTGATGCAGCGGGCGAGCGAGGCGCGCGTGACGTAGGGATCGATCAGGAGGACGTGATCCTCGCAGGTGATCTCGAACCCGGCCGTGCCGAGCCAGCGGAGGGTCAGGGGGGCGCGGGCGGCCGTGCCCTTGGGGGCGAGCTCGTCCGGGTGGAAAAACAGGCTCTCGGGGCGCACGGACGCGGGTATAGGCGTGGTGCGTCGCGCCGGGAACGTTTTTCCTAGCGCCCGCGGCGGCCGAGCGGGCGGAAGAGGAGCCCGGTCACGGCGAAGGCGATGGCGATGACGAGCAGGACGTGGATCCACGGTCCTGCCTCGTAGACGCCCGTCGCCGCGAGCAACCACGCGAGGAAGGCGAACGCCGTGAGGCCCCAGAAGAGCAGCATCGACCTCGGGCGTTGCGAAGGGCGTGCCCGGTCCGCGTGGGAAGGTGTGTCTCGGGGTTCGGGGCGTAGCCCGGCTTGTCCGGGCGTAGCCCCGAGCGTTGACCAGGACGTTCGTGGCGGCTCTCGTGCTAGTGTCCCGCGCATGAGCGACGTCGCTTTCGACCTGGAGAACCCGACTGAAGAGCACCGGATGTTGCGCCAGATGGTGCGGAATTTCGTCCGCGACGTGGTGGAGCCGCAGGCGGAGGAGCATGACCGCACGGGCACGCTGAACGTCCCTCTGATGAAGCAGGCGGGGGAGCTCGGTCTGCTCGGGCTCACGATCCCGGAGAAGGACGGAGGCGCGGGCATGGACGCCGTGGGCGCGGTGATCGTGCACCACGAGCTCTCGAAGAGTGATCCGGGCTTCTGCCTCGCGTACCTCGCGCACGCGATGCTCTTCGTGAACAACTTCTACTACGCCTCGAACGAAGCGCAGCGCGAGCGCTGGTTGTCCAAGGTGATCTCGGGCGAGTGGATCGGGGCGATGGGCATGACGGAGCCGTCGAGCGGCACGGACGTGCTCGGCATGCGCACGACGGCGCGGCGCGAGGGCGACGGGTTCGTGATCAAGGGCCACAAGGCGCTCATCACGAACGCGGTCGACGCCGACGTGTTCATCGTCTACGCGAAGGTCGACGGCGACATCACGACGTTCGTCGTGGAGCGTGACGCGCCGGGGTTCTCGGTCGGCAAGAAGACCGAGAAGATGGGCATGCGCGCGAGCACCTTGAGCGAGTTCATGCTGGAGGACGTCTTCGTCCCGGCGGAGAACGTGCTCGGCTCGGTGGGCGGGGGCATCCGCAACATGATGCGCAACCTCGAGATCGAGCGGCTCACGCTGGCGGCGATGAGCCTCGGCATCGCGGATCGGTGCATGGACATCATGGTGCGGTACGCGGCGGACCGGACGAGCTTCGGCAAGTCGATCGCCGAGCACGGGCAGATCCAGCGTTACATCGGCGAGAGCTTCGCGAAGACCGAGGCGGCGCGGGCGCTCATCTACGCCGTGGCGCGCGACGTGGGCCCTGCCAAACGCAACCGCATCGGCACGGACGCGGCCAAGCTCTTCGCGGCGCCGGTGGGCAAGGAGGTCGCGGACAACGCGATGCAGGTGCTCGGCGGGTGGGGATACTGCAACGAGTACAAGGTCGAGCGTTTCCTGCGTGATGCAAAGCTCCTGGAAATTGGCGGTGGTACTTTGGAGTCCCACCAGAAAAACCTGACGAAAGAGCTCCTGCGGATGGTGAAGCAGGATTAGGGCTCACACGCAGGGCGGTTTTCTTTCGACAACATATCCTCCTCACCCTACCCTATCGTCAATCATCTTTGACCGGGGGGGGGTGTAGCCGTGACAACCTGTATCCCGCCTTGCATGGCGCTCGTGTCCGTGCGATAGGCTGGAATTCGGAAAGGATACGCCGCAGACGGAGCCGAAACGCGGCTTTCGTCGGCGGGCTCGGGCGATCGTTTGCCCATTGTTCTGGGAGCTGGGTTCGTATGAGCACATACGATTCAATGGATGTTGTGGGCAAGACCGTGAAATCGTCGAACCTTTTGCAAAAGGTGCCCACCGGCATCAAGGGATTTGATGAAATCACGGTCGGGGGGCTCCCGAGGGCGCGCACGACGCTGGTATGCGGGAGCGCGGGGTCGGGGAAGACGCTCTTCGCAATGGAGTTCCTGGTCCGCGGCGCGGTCGAGTATGGCGAGCCGGGGGTATTCCTCGCCTTCGAGGAGACCGCGGACGAGCTCGCGCAGAGCGTCGCCTCGCTGGGCTTCGACCTCGACCGGCTCGTCAACAGCAAATTGCTGGCCATCGACTACGTGCACGTCGAGCGGAGCGAGATCCTCGAGACGGGGGACTACGACCTCAATGGCCTCTTCGTGCGGCTCGCGTACGCGATCGAGTCGGTGGGGGCGAAGCGCGTGGTCATCGACGCCCTGGAGACGTTGTTCTCGGTCCTCGGCAACGAGGGCATTCTGCGCTCCGAGTTCCGGAGGCTCTTCCGCTGGCTGAAGGATCGAGGCGTCACCGCAATCATCACCGGCGAGCGCGGCGACGGGTCCCTCACGCGGCACGGGATCGAGGAGTACGTCTCCGACTGCGTGATCCTGCTCGACCAGCGCGTGCACGAGCGGGTGGCGACGCGTTACCTGCGCGTCGTGAAATACCGGGGGACGAAGCACGGGACGAACGAGTATCCGTTCCTCATCCACGGCGGCGGGATCTCCGTCGTGCCCGTGACGTCGCTCGGGCTCTCGCACCCCGCCTCCGAGGAGCGCATGTCGACCGGCGTCCCGCGCCTCGACGCCATGCTCGACGGCAAGGGGATCTTCCGCGGCTCGAGCGTGCTCGTCTCGGGGACGCCGGGCACGGGCAAGTCGAGCCTCGCGGCGCACGTGGTGCACGCCGCCTGCCGACGCGGCGAGCGTTGCCTCTACTTCGCGTTCGAGGAGTCCGAGGGCCAGTACGTGCGCAACATGCGCTCGATCGGCGTCGACCTCACGCCCTGGCTCGACGAGGGGCTGCTCGCGTTCCACGCGTCCCGCCCGACGCTCTTCGGGCTGGAGATGCACCTCGCGCACATGCACCAGCAGATCGAGTCGTTCCAGCCGGGCGTCGTCGTGGTCGATCCCGTGACGAACCTCGCCATGGTGGCCTCGCCCTTCGAGGTGCGCGCAATGCTGATGCGGCTCGTGGACTTCCTGAAGGGCCGCGGGATCACCACGCTCTTCACGAGCCTGACCGCCGGCGGCGACGCGATCGAGGAGACGGACGTGGGGATCTCGTCGCTCATGGATACGTGGCTGCTCCTGCAGTTCCTCGAGGGCAGCGGCGAGCGGAACCGGGGGCTCTACGTGCTCAAGTCGAGGGGCATGTCGCACTCGAACCAGGTGCGCGAGTTCGTCATGGGGTCCCACGGGATCGACCTGCTCGACGTGTACGTGGGGCCGGCGGGGGTGCTGACGGGTTCGGCGCGGCAGGCGCAGGAGGCGCTGGAGCGCGCCGAGGCGCTCGCGCGGCAGCAGGAGATGGAGCGAAAGCAGCGCGACCTCGCCCGCAGGCGCGCCCAGCTCGAGGCGCAGATCGCCTCGCTCCGCTCGGAGTTCGAGGCCGAGGAGCAGGAGGTCCTGGCCATCCTGGAGCAGGAGAGACGCCAGGAGGCGCTCCTCGGCCGCGATCGCGAACAGATGGCCCGTCTTCGGCAGGCGGACCCGAGCAAGCACAACGGAGGTGCCGCATGACGAGCCACGTGAACGGGGTCGATCACGACCTGAGCCCCGAGATCTGGGAGCTACGGCTGTACGTCGCAGGTCAGACGCGCAAGTCGCTGCTCGCGCTGTCCAACCTGAAGCGGCTCTGCGAGGAGCACCTCGCGGGCAAGTACAGCATCGAGATCATCGATCTGCTCGTGAACCCCAAGCTCGCGGAGGGTGATCAGATCCTGGCGATCCCCACGCTCGTGCGGCGGCTCCCGGAGCCGATCCGCAAGATCATCGGGGATCTCTCGAACACCGAGCGCGTGCTCGTGGGCCTCGACGTCCGACCTCGTTGAGAGCGCGGCCATGGGGGGGAGCGATCACGACGACGGGCGCAGCGACGGGGCGAGCGCCCCGGCGACCGCCGAGGACACGAGCGCCTTCTGGCAAGCGCTCGCCGACGAACCACGAGAGACGTACGTGCTGCGCCTCTACGTCGTCGGGAACTCGCCGAGGTCGCGGTGGGCGATCCGCAACGTGCGGAGGCTCTGCGACCAGCACCTCGCAGGCCGCTTCGACCTCGAGGTGCACGACCTGAACCAGGAACCGTGGCTCGCGCGCGACGCGCAGATCGTCGCGGCGCCGACGCTGGTGCGGGAGTATCCGCTCCCGGTGCAGCGCATCATCGGCTCGCTCTCCGACATCGAGCGTGTCCTCGCGGGTCTCGGCGTTCCTCCGCAATCCACGGGGGATGCATGACGAAAAAGGACGAGGAACGAAACGACACGGCCGAGGTCGTCGCGCACGACCTCATCCTGCGCCTCGACGAGGCCGAGGCGACGCTCGCGGCCATCCGCGCCGGCGAGGTCGACGCGCTCGTGGTCACCGCCGAGGGCGCGCCGCGGGTGTTCGTGCTGAGAGGCGCCGATCACGCGCACCGGACCCTGCTCGAGACGCTGAACGAAGGGGCGATGACGATCGCCGGAGACGGGACGATCCTCTTCGCCAACCGCAAGCTCGCCGAGATGCTGGGGCGCCCGCTCGGCAAGGTGCTCGGGGGCTCGCTGCGCGCGTTCGTCGCGCCGGACGGGGTCGAGGCGCTCGCCGCGTTGCTCGAGAAGGCCACGCAGGGCAGCGCGAAGGGGGAGCTCGCGTTCGTGCAAGCGAGCGGGGCGCGGCTGCCCGTGATGCTCTCGATCCGGGACGCGGGCGAGGAGGACCCGACGTTCACGGTGGTCGCGACGGACCTGACGCCGCTCAAGGCCGCGGAGGCGGCGCTGCGGCAGGCGAACGACGAGCTCGAGGCGCGGGTCGCGGCGAGGACGGACGAGCTCTTGCGGGCGAACGAGGCGCTGCGCGAGGCCGATCGGCGCAAGGACGAGTTCCTCTCGATGTTGGGGCACGAGCTGCGAAACCCGCTCGCGCCGATCCTGACGGCGGCGGAGATGATCCGGGTCGCGACGCACGGCGACACGCGGGTCGAGCGCTTCCGGAGCGTGATCGAGCGGCAGGCGCGGAACCTGTCGCGGCTCGTCGACGACCTGCTCGACGTCTCGCGCATCACGCGCGGGACGATCACGCTGCAGACGAAGCTCGTGGATCTCGGGACCATCGTGCGCAGCGCGGTGGACGCGGCGCGGCCGCTCGTCGACAGCTCGGGCCACACGCTCCGGGTCTCGCTGCCCGCGGCGCCGGTGCTCGTGGAGGGTGATCCGACGCGGCTCGAGCAGGTGATCGTGAACCTCCTGAACAACGCGTCGAAGTACACGGAGCGCGGCGGCGAGATCGCGCTCTCGGTGGCGCAGGACAAGGCCTCGGTGACGGTCTGCGTGAAGGACAACGGGATCGGGATGCCCGCGGAGCTCTTGCCGCGCGTCTTCGATCTGTTCGTGCAGGGCGAGCGCGCGCTCGATCGGTCGCAGGGCGGGCTCGGGATCGGGCTCACGCTGGTGAAGAGCCTGATCACGATGCACGGCGGCGCGGTCGAGGCGCGGAGCGAGGGCGTGGGCAAGGGCTCCGAGGTCGTGGTGCGCCTGCCGCGTGTCGTGCGCGACGCGGCGAGCGCGAGGCCGCATCCTGGCGAGGAGGATCCGGCGAGCGCGCAGCGGGCGCTCGTCGTCGAGGACAACACGGACGCGGCGGACATGCTCGCCGAGCTGCTCGGGCTCTGGGGCTACGACGTGCGCGCGGCGCAGAGCGGCGCGGAGGTCGTGCTGCTCGCCGAGACGTTCCGGCCGCACGTGGTGCTGCTCGACATCGGGCGGACGGACATGGACGGCTTCGAGGTGGTGCGGCGGCTGCGCTCGACCTGGCCGACGTCGAAGGCGCTCGTGATCGGCGTGAGCGACGCGGGCGAGGCGGATCGGCGCAGGTTCGAGGAGGCGGGGATCGATCACCAGCTCCGCAAGCCGCTCGATCCGCAGGCCCTCCAGGGGCTGCT comes from the Polyangium spumosum genome and includes:
- the kaiC gene encoding circadian clock protein KaiC, which produces MDVVGKTVKSSNLLQKVPTGIKGFDEITVGGLPRARTTLVCGSAGSGKTLFAMEFLVRGAVEYGEPGVFLAFEETADELAQSVASLGFDLDRLVNSKLLAIDYVHVERSEILETGDYDLNGLFVRLAYAIESVGAKRVVIDALETLFSVLGNEGILRSEFRRLFRWLKDRGVTAIITGERGDGSLTRHGIEEYVSDCVILLDQRVHERVATRYLRVVKYRGTKHGTNEYPFLIHGGGISVVPVTSLGLSHPASEERMSTGVPRLDAMLDGKGIFRGSSVLVSGTPGTGKSSLAAHVVHAACRRGERCLYFAFEESEGQYVRNMRSIGVDLTPWLDEGLLAFHASRPTLFGLEMHLAHMHQQIESFQPGVVVVDPVTNLAMVASPFEVRAMLMRLVDFLKGRGITTLFTSLTAGGDAIEETDVGISSLMDTWLLLQFLEGSGERNRGLYVLKSRGMSHSNQVREFVMGSHGIDLLDVYVGPAGVLTGSARQAQEALERAEALARQQEMERKQRDLARRRAQLEAQIASLRSEFEAEEQEVLAILEQERRQEALLGRDREQMARLRQADPSKHNGGAA
- a CDS encoding ATP-binding protein, which produces MTKKDEERNDTAEVVAHDLILRLDEAEATLAAIRAGEVDALVVTAEGAPRVFVLRGADHAHRTLLETLNEGAMTIAGDGTILFANRKLAEMLGRPLGKVLGGSLRAFVAPDGVEALAALLEKATQGSAKGELAFVQASGARLPVMLSIRDAGEEDPTFTVVATDLTPLKAAEAALRQANDELEARVAARTDELLRANEALREADRRKDEFLSMLGHELRNPLAPILTAAEMIRVATHGDTRVERFRSVIERQARNLSRLVDDLLDVSRITRGTITLQTKLVDLGTIVRSAVDAARPLVDSSGHTLRVSLPAAPVLVEGDPTRLEQVIVNLLNNASKYTERGGEIALSVAQDKASVTVCVKDNGIGMPAELLPRVFDLFVQGERALDRSQGGLGIGLTLVKSLITMHGGAVEARSEGVGKGSEVVVRLPRVVRDAASARPHPGEEDPASAQRALVVEDNTDAADMLAELLGLWGYDVRAAQSGAEVVLLAETFRPHVVLLDIGRTDMDGFEVVRRLRSTWPTSKALVIGVSDAGEADRRRFEEAGIDHQLRKPLDPQALQGLLSGRKGSGARRS
- a CDS encoding acyl-CoA dehydrogenase family protein, with protein sequence MSDVAFDLENPTEEHRMLRQMVRNFVRDVVEPQAEEHDRTGTLNVPLMKQAGELGLLGLTIPEKDGGAGMDAVGAVIVHHELSKSDPGFCLAYLAHAMLFVNNFYYASNEAQRERWLSKVISGEWIGAMGMTEPSSGTDVLGMRTTARREGDGFVIKGHKALITNAVDADVFIVYAKVDGDITTFVVERDAPGFSVGKKTEKMGMRASTLSEFMLEDVFVPAENVLGSVGGGIRNMMRNLEIERLTLAAMSLGIADRCMDIMVRYAADRTSFGKSIAEHGQIQRYIGESFAKTEAARALIYAVARDVGPAKRNRIGTDAAKLFAAPVGKEVADNAMQVLGGWGYCNEYKVERFLRDAKLLEIGGGTLESHQKNLTKELLRMVKQD
- a CDS encoding MBL fold metallo-hydrolase, which codes for MRPESLFFHPDELAPKGTAARAPLTLRWLGTAGFEITCEDHVLLIDPYVTRASLARCITSPLAPDLGAVGRYIGRADAVIVGHTHFDHALDVPLIAKRTGARVFGSRSAAALCRAAGVPEARVEVVERAPGQAPIVREIGPFRLRFVPSAHSRFALGRVPFPGEIDDCDAVPVRAEGYRCGAVFRVEIEAAGRTIVHLGSAELLPAEPAPKHVDLLLLCVAGWRSGVDLPERVMRAVSPASVLLSHWDDFFRPLDAPARALPAVGLGALAERLQRASRDVRVGALPLLGDLSL
- a CDS encoding circadian clock KaiB family protein, giving the protein MGGSDHDDGRSDGASAPATAEDTSAFWQALADEPRETYVLRLYVVGNSPRSRWAIRNVRRLCDQHLAGRFDLEVHDLNQEPWLARDAQIVAAPTLVREYPLPVQRIIGSLSDIERVLAGLGVPPQSTGDA
- a CDS encoding NYN domain-containing protein produces the protein MRVCIFFDGKNFHSGWRDEAGGRRLAFPKLSRWLVDRVGGSLLWGAYYYTGIETGAAAVTEGQKKLAGFLDMLEVQPGFFVKRFPRKTSMFQCAACGAENRYTQEKEVDTSMVADMLRLAAVNAFDVLVLVSGDSDHAPAIEGVRQLGRQAYVSTWGRAGLSARLRKAAFDHIDLLEGISFFEDTEGSGPPAPPGPEPRWASEDLPPPSPPPPPMLPQNAATPREPTHDECEEPRDEDPDALESPPPSYQPSDDESVFIEELRAAERRLRNGYVGANYFVTRWQSNRLDPSPDARRRMLEHLVTSRLIEVYHAPDGNAAIRARE
- a CDS encoding circadian clock KaiB family protein — its product is MTSHVNGVDHDLSPEIWELRLYVAGQTRKSLLALSNLKRLCEEHLAGKYSIEIIDLLVNPKLAEGDQILAIPTLVRRLPEPIRKIIGDLSNTERVLVGLDVRPR